In Zingiber officinale cultivar Zhangliang chromosome 8B, Zo_v1.1, whole genome shotgun sequence, a single genomic region encodes these proteins:
- the LOC122015678 gene encoding BTB/POZ domain-containing protein At1g03010-like isoform X2 — MNLERRIGLRLDRAIIADILIPANCRHKGAHSIYDTDSALRIFSIFLNSNDEEEEEEHRSREDIDGGYYEQSSLLKVSNLLDSYLAEIALDSNSTPAKFIALAELLPDHTANDVLVLLMKLVRVFVIRYTKNIVKFAEVFIHIDPS, encoded by the exons ATGAACTTGGAGAGGAGAATCGGCCTTCGATTGGACAGAGCCATTATCGCGGACATTCTGATTCCGGCGAATTGCCGCCACAAGGGGGCACACTCGATCTACGATACTGATTCGGCACTGAGGATCTTCTCCATCTTCCTGAATTCGAacgacgaggaggaggaggaagagcaccGATCGAGAGAAGACATCGACGGTGGTTACTACGAACAGAGCTCTCTGCTCAAAGTGTCCAATCTTTTGGATAGCTATCTCGCAGAAATCGCATTGGACTCCAACTCGACGCCGGCGAAGTTCATCGCTCTCGCTGAACTGCTCCCTGATCACACAGCGAATGATG TGTTAGTGCTGCTCATGAAATTGGTGAGAGTGTTCGTCATCAGATACACAAAAAACATAGTCAAGTTTGCTGAAGTTTTCATTCACATTG ATCCATCATAG
- the LOC122015678 gene encoding BTB/POZ domain-containing protein At1g03010-like isoform X1: MNLERRIGLRLDRAIIADILIPANCRHKGAHSIYDTDSALRIFSIFLNSNDEEEEEEHRSREDIDGGYYEQSSLLKVSNLLDSYLAEIALDSNSTPAKFIALAELLPDHTANDGLYRAIDIFLKIIYFRLKEFTLSLPENVRLVLSVVLVLLMKLVRVFVIRYTKNIVKFAEVFIHIDPS, encoded by the exons ATGAACTTGGAGAGGAGAATCGGCCTTCGATTGGACAGAGCCATTATCGCGGACATTCTGATTCCGGCGAATTGCCGCCACAAGGGGGCACACTCGATCTACGATACTGATTCGGCACTGAGGATCTTCTCCATCTTCCTGAATTCGAacgacgaggaggaggaggaagagcaccGATCGAGAGAAGACATCGACGGTGGTTACTACGAACAGAGCTCTCTGCTCAAAGTGTCCAATCTTTTGGATAGCTATCTCGCAGAAATCGCATTGGACTCCAACTCGACGCCGGCGAAGTTCATCGCTCTCGCTGAACTGCTCCCTGATCACACAGCGAATGATGGTCTGTACAGAGCTATCGATATCTTCCTCAAGATAATTTATTTTAGGTTAAAGGAGTTCACTCTTTCATTACCTGAAAACGTAAG GTTGGTCCTTTCTGTAGTGTTAGTGCTGCTCATGAAATTGGTGAGAGTGTTCGTCATCAGATACACAAAAAACATAGTCAAGTTTGCTGAAGTTTTCATTCACATTG ATCCATCATAG